GAGTTTATCCTTTTGCACCAAGAAAATTTGCCCGAGTCAACGTTTCGACATTTTCAACAGCAATGGACCCAATGGTCCGATTCTTGGACGTCTCGCATCGACGATGCGATCGCCGGCGAATTGCCTGAAGAGCAACTACGAAATCTTGTTCGCCAGCTCGCAACGGAAACGGTGGGCAAATCAACGCACGCAATGAACGAAGGACGTTTGTCATCGACGATGCAAGCGATGACGCGTGACTTGCAAAAAGAGCTAGGTCCGCTCGGGGCAGCGTTCGAGGCGATGGAACGTGACGGACGAGACTCCGTCGTGTCCAAAGAACAGCAGCAAAAGTCGAAGGAATCTACGAAAGTCGCTGAGTGGATTCGCGATGGGAATTGGCACGAACATGAATTTGCGGCCGCACGTGAACTGACGCTGCAACGTATCGATGGCGAGGAAGGTTTGCATCGAACGATCGTGTCGGTCGATCTGCAATACGCAGCCGATCTGAATATGATCGGCCGAGCACTCGACAACGTGTCTGAAGATGGGTTTCTGCCTTATCGCGATCAACCGGCGTCCGACGTGATGAAGGAACTTGCGAAAGCGATCAAGTTGGTCGAAGGTGGGCATGAAGTCGCGATGAGCCTGCGGGAAATTCGGGCCCTATGGGAGGCTGAACGCCGCCTGGATCCGACGGTGATCGCAAAGCTAGATCACCCGATGTGGTTGGAACGCTTCGGCGCCTCGCTGGAGTGGCCGGTCCGGATGCTGCAGCAAGCCGGGGTGGATTGGAAGCTATTGGAACCGATCGATCGGACGCGTTACGACGCGGACTTCAACAAGGCTCGTGAACGCATCAGCAAACGCCGTTGGAGCGACGAAGAGTTTCTGAGCGGCGAATCGGCACTGAAATCGATCGAACAAAATTTGGCGACTGGCCTAAGCTCGATCGAACCGCAGATTCAGGAAGCGAGAGAAACGATCATGCGCTATGTGTTGTCGCTTCCCGAGCAGGCGGCAAAGGCGGCACAGGAAATCGAAGCCGCAAAGGAGCAAGTAGAACAACGCAGTGACGACGAATCCCCCACGGCCGAAACGCTTGCCAAGTCCCAAGATGAAGCCCAGGACGAAGTGCGAGAAACGTTGGAAGCGCTGGTGGATTTTGCAAATACAAGCGAATTGAATTCCGACGAAAAACGCGAGTTGGCTCGCGACGCAGATGCCGCCGCGGCTCAGATCCAAGATGCGATGAAGAAGGCAGAGGAGTCGATCGAATCGGCGACCGAGACGACGGACGAAGCGACGCGAAAAGAATCACTTGAACAGAACGAAGCGGCACTGGAAAAACTTTCCGAAGCGCTGAAGCAGACGGCTGAGCATTTCGAGAAGGCTGCGGCGGGTGAGGATGTCTCGGAGTCGCGTGAAGCCATCCGCAAAGCCGAACAGGAATTACAAATCGACGACGAGATGCAAAAGCGTTTTGATCAGGCGAAAGCTCTGTCGAACGCCGCGGAGAGTTCGCCCAAGGAGTTGATGGAAAAGCTTGAACGCGAGCTTCAGCGAAACGAACCGATGCAGGAAGCATTGTCGGACATCGCCCAGCAAGCCGCAGAAGAAGCAAAGCAATCGCTGTTACAGTCGGCACGCGACGAAGCGACCATCGATCAAGCGTTGCAGCGTAGCGATTCTGATTTTCAAGAATCCAAGGCCCGAGCGGCTCGCCAGCTCGCTGACTTGGCCCGGCGTGCGGCAACCGTTGATCAAACGTTACTGAACGTCGGCGAGAGGGCAGCGTCGTCGTCCGAATCTCCAGCGGCTTTAGAGGACGTAAAAAAGGCTCGACAACAGTTGCAAGCAGCGGTCAACCAGTCCAATCAGATGGGCGGCGAACAGGCGCCCTTGTCCAATATCCGCGACACCGCCAAGCAAATGTCGGATGCGATCGAGCAAGCGAAGACGACGCTCGAAAAGGTGGGTGCGGAGTCTGCCGAAGCTTCCGAAAAGGAAATTTTCGGCGACGATGTCAAACGTCGCGAAAACGAAGCGAGAACGCTGGAACGCGCCGAAAGCGATGTGCGCAATCAACGAACGCGGGCCGCACAGCAGCAGCGTCAACAGTGGTCCAGCGTCGAACGCGCTGCCGGACAACGACTGCAACAGGCCCAACGCGAACAACGCGATGCCAAACGGTTACGCGACCAAATCGAGTCCCAGAAGAAGAAAGACAAGAATGGTCGCAAAGATCTTCAACAGCGTCTCGATCAAATCGATGAAAAGCTTGAGCAAGCGAAACGCGCCGAAACTGCTGCCCGCGAGTCGGTTGATTTTGCGAAGGACCAGGCCAAAAAGGCTCAAGACCGTGAAAAGGAACTCGGTCGCCAGCGGCTAGAGCAACTCGACCAACCGAATCCGGCTGCCCAGATGAGTGAACGAATGGCGGAAACGGCCGAGCAAGAGTTGTCGGAAATAGGCGAACTGCTGCGCGATGTTTCGCAACAAACGGATATCGCAGAACAGCTGCGAGCGAATTCGGAAACGGCAAAGTCGTTAGCCCAACAGCAACAGAACGTTGTCGATGATGTCGCCGAGGTGGCAGAGCAACTGAAACGCGCCGCCCGTCACGAAGAGCGATTGGAAGACATGTCGCAAGCCAAGGCACTGCAGGAAGCAGCCGAATCGATCGAGCAGAACGCGGCGACGGAAGCTGCGAAGGCAACCCGTGCTTTGGAACAGGCTGCAAGTGAGGCAGAGCAATCCGCCAAAGCAAGTCAGAATTTGGAATCGGCGAAGGAAGCCATCGAGAAAGCCGCTGAAGCCTTGGGCCGTGGCTTGGCAAATGATCCGAAGGAAGCGGACGCACCGGCCGATGCAGCATCCGATGCATCGGAAACCGAACAGTCGCGGGCCGAGCAGCTAGCCCAAACACTGGACGAACTGGATCAAGCGATGTCGGATGGCAACCAGCCTGGTGAGTCGCAACAAAGCCAACAAGCCGGATCACCGAAACCTCCAAACGACTCAGCCGAAAACCCGCAGGGTTCCGATGCCCCACCGGGCGGAAAGCCGACGACGGCTGGTGAAGCATCGCCGACACTGGCGAGTCTGATCGAATCGCAAGCCCAGGCAGCCGCGCGACAACGGCAACAGCAGCTTGACCCGTCGTCGATGGGCGAGTCGCCGCCGTCGGAACCATCAACCGATCCGAACACAGATCCTTTCGGGGAACCCGGAGGCGGCGAAATGCCAGACGGTTCCGAAGTCGATACATCCGAGATCGATCGCATCGGCGCGGAATGGGGCGCGCTGCGTGAACGGCGAACGGACGACTCAACCGAGGGCCCCGCCGCCCGTGTTCCCGTTCAGTATCGACGTGAAATCGAGGCCTATTTTCGAGCGATCGCCCGCCAAGCGGCCCAGAAAGACGCAGCCAAGTGATCCAATGAAAATGAACGCCAACAAAGTGAACCGTCGCCAATGCCTTGGAGGTATGGCCGCGTTATTTTCATCAGCATCGCTGCCTGTCAAAATTGCAAGCGGTCAAGACGTTTCGTCAACGCTGTATTTAAAGGACGACATCGACCGCGCCGTCGAATCCGGCGCAGAATACTTGATTCGAACCCAGCGACCCGACGGCGCGATTGCCGACCGAGGCCATGAGGTCGCGATGTCTGCGTTGTCCGTGATGGCGATGGCGGCGATTGGCACACAGCCTTCGGTCGATACCGCGCGTGGACGGGCGATGCAGAGCGCCATCGATTTCGTTACTGATCCGTCGCATCAGTCGATGGAAGGCTACTTCGGCGGACGTGATGGATCACGAATGTATGGTCACGGGATCGTGACGTTGATGTTGACGGAAATGCTTGGAATGGGGGCGACGTTGGACCAGAACGTTCGAATCCATGATTCGTTGGTGGATGCGATCAAAGTCATCTTGGCGGCTCAGAAGGTTTCGAAGCCCGAAAAATTGCGTGGTGGTTGGCGATACACGCCTGATAGTCGCGATTCGGATCTTTCGGTTTCGATCTGGCAATTGATGTCGCTCAGATCGGCAAAGAACGATGGTTTGGACGTGCCCGGCGCAGCGATCGATCAAGCACTGGATTATCTACGTTTTTCCTACGCTTCGCCAATCGATCGACAAGGCAAACCTCGCGACCCCGTCAGCGGATTCACCTACACACCGGGCACCTACCACCCGTCTTTCACGATGACAGCGGCGGGATTGTTGGCGATGCAAGTTTGTGGCCAGTACGATTCACCGCTGGTCAAAGGTGCTTCGGAATGGTTGCTACAGAATCCGCCAAAGCCGAACGAACGGTTTTTCTACTACGGCGTCTACTACTACGCGCAAGGCATGCACCAAGCGGGTGGAAAGTACGCCGAGAAAGCAGACAAGTTGGTGCCGGAACTGTTGCTCGATTCGCAGCGCGGTGACGGGTCATGGATCGCGAAGAGCGGCGAAGAACGAAACATCGGATCCGTGTACGCGACGGCACTGACGATGTTAAGTTTGAGTGTCCGCTATCACTATTTGCCGATCTACCAACGCTGAAAGTGGTTCGCCTTGAAACCATCGCTCCGATGCCTTGAAGTTGCGATTCGATCAGGACCTTCGTCCGTAGCGATCTGGCGAAAGCAATTCTAATCCTTCAATCGACGCAGGTTTTCCGTCGACCATTTCGGCGACCAACTCGCCCGATACCATGGCCAAGCTGATCCCCATCATTGCATGGCCCGTCGATACGATGACGTTTTGCAAACGTCGTGGTCGACCGAGATAGGGCATTCCATCGGGTGAACAAGGCCGCAACCCGACCCAAGGCTTGCAGTCGCGGAAGTCACTTACCGCAAACTTCGGAAAGTAGTCAGGAATCGATTTCAGGATGCCGCGGACCCGCGACGTCGAAATAGATTCATCCAGTCCCGCGATTTCCATCGTGCCGCCGAATCGAACGGCTTCACCCATCGGGGTCACCGCGACACGCGCCTCGGTCAGAATAGAACAAATCGACGGACGCTCGACGGGGTTTTGCAACGTGACGCTGTAGCCCTTCCCAGCTTGCATCGGCAACTCGATGCCCAGACGTATTCCCATTGCAGACGACCAAACACCGCCGCACAGGATGATTTCGTCCGCGTCGAATTCACCTAAGTTTGTGAGTACGCGTTCGATCTGATTCGACACAGGCGACGCAGAGTAAGCAAAGTCAGTGACTTCGCAATCCCAACGGAAGTCGACGTTTTGTGCCGCCAGACGATTCTCCATCGCTGACATCAAACGATTCGGCGATAGATGGCAGTCTTTGGGGTAATAAACC
Above is a window of Rubripirellula tenax DNA encoding:
- a CDS encoding NAD(P)/FAD-dependent oxidoreductase, encoding MSKRIVIIGGGVIGLSTAWHCHASGHQVTVIDRGPSHRGGCSFGNAGMIVPSHMIPLAAPGMIRMGLKWMASPESPFYIRPRLSMELASWLWKFKTACTQQHVDRSAPLLRDLHLASRAGYEALQSELPDGFDFSPTGLMMLCKKNKSFHEECETAKFAERLGVPVKVLSAPEAAELDPSITMDISGAVYYPKDCHLSPNRLMSAMENRLAAQNVDFRWDCEVTDFAYSASPVSNQIERVLTNLGEFDADEIILCGGVWSSAMGIRLGIELPMQAGKGYSVTLQNPVERPSICSILTEARVAVTPMGEAVRFGGTMEIAGLDESISTSRVRGILKSIPDYFPKFAVSDFRDCKPWVGLRPCSPDGMPYLGRPRRLQNVIVSTGHAMMGISLAMVSGELVAEMVDGKPASIEGLELLSPDRYGRRS